In Aerosakkonema funiforme FACHB-1375, a genomic segment contains:
- a CDS encoding RNA recognition motif domain-containing protein, translated as MSVRLYVGNLPKEEIDRQELQAVFAEAGDSISTKVIKDRKTGKCRGFGFVTVQTDEQADQFIEKFNGYVFKESALKIEKALPRSKGQSEEEAPPPPVAKSAPSSSSAPSEKSRRNKKKNRGGSSGSSSTTSTNSEAVQPDPRWAQELEKLKQMLAAQTTNP; from the coding sequence ATGTCCGTTCGTCTATATGTAGGCAATTTGCCTAAAGAAGAAATCGATCGTCAAGAACTGCAAGCGGTTTTTGCCGAGGCTGGGGATTCGATTTCTACCAAGGTGATTAAAGACCGCAAAACAGGGAAATGCCGTGGTTTCGGTTTTGTTACCGTGCAGACAGATGAACAAGCCGATCAATTCATTGAAAAGTTCAACGGTTACGTTTTCAAGGAGAGTGCTTTAAAAATTGAAAAGGCATTGCCTCGGTCTAAAGGTCAAAGTGAGGAGGAAGCACCACCGCCGCCAGTTGCTAAATCGGCACCCAGCAGCAGTTCTGCTCCCAGCGAAAAGAGCCGTCGAAACAAGAAGAAGAACCGTGGTGGCAGTAGCGGTAGCAGCAGCACAACATCAACTAACTCTGAAGCAGTGCAACCAGATCCCCGTTGGGCACAGGAGCTAGAAAAACTAAAGCAGATGTTAGCGGCTCAAACAACAAATCCTTGA
- a CDS encoding glycosyltransferase, which yields MPLKYALVHEWLTPKATGGSELVVREILRHIDADLYALIDFESIDPNSYLFKRSIGTTFLQRFPSARNGVQKYLPFLPLAIEQLDLREYDIILSSSHTVAKGVITRPQQLHICYCHAPMRFAWDLTFDYLAGSEMGKGVQGVLTRYLLHRLRQWDVLTANRVDYFIANSKHTASRIWRCYRRRSEVIYPPVNIERFPFQEKKEDFYLTVSRLVSYKKVSLIIKAFNQLGRPLVVIGTGPELKQLRQLAGDNVQVLGPQPNAVVEKYMAEAKAFVYAACEDFGIALVEAQACGTPVIAFGAGGALETVRDIREYPDTGTGLFFWEQSELALAEAVKIFEAHQGNFNPERAHSQAGGFAPTIFAERYFGFVDRSYLRFKSRNQSLF from the coding sequence GTGCCATTGAAATATGCGCTTGTCCACGAGTGGTTAACACCTAAAGCAACCGGAGGTTCGGAACTGGTTGTTAGGGAAATATTGCGGCACATAGATGCCGATCTTTACGCGCTGATCGATTTTGAATCGATCGATCCAAATAGCTATTTATTTAAGCGCTCTATCGGTACGACGTTTTTGCAAAGGTTTCCCAGCGCTCGTAACGGGGTGCAAAAGTACCTACCTTTCTTGCCGCTCGCGATCGAACAGCTGGATTTGCGAGAGTACGATATTATCCTATCTTCCTCCCACACTGTTGCTAAAGGCGTGATTACAAGGCCACAACAGTTGCACATCTGTTATTGCCACGCTCCCATGCGTTTCGCTTGGGACTTGACTTTTGATTACCTTGCTGGTAGTGAGATGGGAAAAGGCGTTCAGGGGGTACTGACGCGGTATTTGCTGCATCGCTTGCGGCAGTGGGATGTGCTAACTGCCAATCGCGTCGATTACTTTATTGCTAATTCCAAACATACCGCAAGTCGGATTTGGCGTTGCTATCGCCGCCGTTCCGAAGTAATTTATCCGCCAGTCAACATTGAGCGATTTCCTTTTCAGGAAAAGAAAGAAGATTTTTACCTGACAGTTTCGCGGCTGGTGAGTTATAAAAAAGTCTCTTTAATCATCAAGGCTTTCAACCAGCTAGGACGCCCCCTGGTAGTCATCGGTACTGGGCCGGAACTGAAACAACTTCGCCAATTAGCAGGCGACAACGTACAGGTGCTGGGACCGCAGCCCAATGCTGTGGTCGAGAAATACATGGCCGAGGCGAAAGCGTTTGTGTATGCTGCCTGCGAGGATTTTGGTATTGCTTTGGTAGAAGCGCAAGCCTGCGGGACGCCGGTGATTGCCTTTGGTGCAGGTGGTGCCCTGGAAACGGTGCGAGATATTCGGGAATACCCAGATACAGGTACGGGCTTATTTTTTTGGGAACAATCGGAACTAGCTTTAGCGGAAGCAGTCAAGATTTTTGAAGCGCATCAGGGAAATTTTAATCCGGAGCGGGCGCACTCACAAGCTGGTGGGTTTGCGCCTACAATCTTTGCAGAGCGGTATTTCGGGTTTGTCGATCGCTCCTATTTGAGATTCAAATCTCGAAATCAGTCTCTTTTTTGA